Below is a window of Populus trichocarpa isolate Nisqually-1 chromosome 3, P.trichocarpa_v4.1, whole genome shotgun sequence DNA.
ATATTAACTAAGATTTATGCTTTGCTGTAAATAATGCAATTGTAGGATCAGTCGTCTTTATATTGGTACTGCTGTTTGGCCTTTGGAGGCTATATAAACTTATAAAGAATAGGCAGAACAAGGAACTCAAAAAGAAATTCTTCAAACGTAACGGTGGGCTATTGTTACAGCAAGAATTATCCACTAGTGATGGTAGCgttcagaaaacaaaaatatacagTTCCAAGGAGTTGGAAGTAGCCACCGATGGTTTTAATGTGAACAGAATACTTGGAGAAGGTGGTCAAGGGACTGTTTAGAAGGGAATGTTAACGGATGGAAGAATTATTGCTGTTAAAAATTCCAAAGTCAttgatgaagaaaatcttgAAGAATTTATTAACGAGGTTGTCATTCTCTCACAAATCAACCACAGAAATGTGGTTAAGTTGCTAGGTTGTTGCTCGGAGACTGAAGTTTCTATACTAGTATATGAATTCATTTCCAATGGAAATCTTTACAAGTATATCCATGTTCAAAAAGATGACTTCTTGTTATATTGGGAAATGCGATTACGAATTGCCATTGAGATTGCGGGAGCCCTTTCTTATCTACACTCGGCGACATCGATTCTGATTTATCACTGTGATATCAAGTCTACAAACATACTCCTAGATGAGAAATATAGAGTCACAATATCAGATTTTGGATCTTCAAGATCCATCACCATCGATCAAACTCACTTGACCACTCATGTGCAGGGTACTTTTGGCTACTTGGATTCAGAGTACTTCTAATCTAGTCAATTTACAGAAAAAAGTGATGTTTATAGCTTTGGAGTGGTTCTGGTTGAGCTTTTAAGTGGATAAAAACCGATATTTTCCGCTAGCCCAACAGAAAGTAGAAGTTTAGCCATGCATTTTATCATGTTGATGAAAGATAATAggttgtttgatatttttgatgCTAGAGTCAAAAAGCATTTCCATAATGAAGAAGTTGTTGCTGTCGGCAATCTTGCAAGAAAATGCTTGAATTTGAATGGGAAGAATCGGCCAACAATGAAAGAAGTAACCACAGAGTTAGAGAGGGTAATTCAAAAGGGATCAAATGTTCAACAAGACAGTCAAGAGAATGAAAGTATCATGGCTGATCTCAGTATGCAATACATGGGATGCATTTCCGACATCAATAATGACTTGTGATTTTAATAATTCTTCTTCATCAGACGTTGATCTTTTGATTATCAAACaattaataagtttttctttattaattaccAAATAGAATGTTGGCTTGTgtgttatgatttttcttttgtttagaaGTTGTTGAATCACCTTAGAATCATGTATTATATCGTTGTGTTATATTAATAAGATGATAGGGATCCTCCACTGCTCCTATGTATGCCGACGAGTACTATTGTAGACGTGCTAGTACTTGTGATATTCTACTGACGGTGTTCTTGGGATATATTTCAATGGTGTATCATGGGGTCTTTGGTTAGCTAGAAACAAGACGGTGTTCTTGGGATATTCTATTGATTGAGATACTGTCTTTCAGCTGCTTCTTCATCGCCAGACactttattttaaagtaaaatggACGTACGATGGATAATATTATTAAGGTAAAATGGTAGTACGATGGATACTATTATTTTAAGAGTAGAATGTATTCTCCacttctatgatttttttagttaattagttGATTAGTTTTTATTAGACAGCAGAAATTTAGTGAATCGAAGACAAAATATTCCATATAATTCTATGAATTAAatgtcttctcttctcttttttttgaagattcaGACCTAAAAAGTACTAACTGACAAATGTATCCTCTAATGGGGGTGGTTTAAACTGCCTAATTTACATAAACTACTTGagttcaaattttaaagatagaaGCTGGGCTTCTGCAGTTTGGTTAATTTATTATCTTTGGCTCGCCCgggttgaattattttttaaaaaataaaacagaataattattaaattatagtttGTGCACTATTGACAAATTCAACgtggaattttttgttttaaattaatataggtGTTCGGACTAATTTGCGCATGCCTCAACTAATTTCACGAGTCCTAAAGttaacaactatataaattttcattgaatatataaattttcagtaattttaaaatatatatgttacgACATACAGCTGTTCTTGCTTATAAGGTTACTAGGGCAACCCTTACCTTCAATGCAGAGGTAATTTTTCCCACacaaaattttattatcttttttcaattattatagttgctgttaattattgttgttatgatttatttttcttgtgaatgTAAATATAGAATTGTTATGAACGATAGTTATTAATCATGATACATTCAATTCACTTGAACAGGTAAATAATCAtgagttgacaaaaaaaaaatttctagtaCCAATAACTTTTTCTACAATTAACCCAAACCTGAGCCCATGCGTGTGTTCTTACACGAAGCCTACATTACCTATATCATCTCTTCTGTCAAAACTTTGGTATATTAACTACAAAAATTACTTATAATCTTTCAATCAAgagttttttaagataaatttttctttcattttaaaccAGAGACAACACTGATCATGATCAACCAGGGTAGCGACTACCAACATAAAGTTGCAAGGAATACAGGGAAAGCCAAAGGAGAGAAGGGTGCAGGGCGAGGGCACCATGCCGCAGCAGAATCAGCATAGACAAAGCAGGAGCATGGACTGACCACCGTCACCAGCAGCAATAGCAGAGGTTAAGCAACCAAAATAAGTGACCATTATAACACAATG
It encodes the following:
- the LOC18097147 gene encoding LOW QUALITY PROTEIN: wall-associated receptor kinase-like 8 (The sequence of the model RefSeq protein was modified relative to this genomic sequence to represent the inferred CDS: substituted 3 bases at 3 genomic stop codons); the encoded protein is MEKMVSKLVVKMTLLMLMFQLAKAAAPVAKFGCPDRCGDITIPYPFGTGKDCYKDEWFAIECNKTTNPPRAFISRIKMEVLNISVKTATATVKSPVISFNCTGRKDGGSLDLTGSPFVFSDFRNVFIAVGCDTRAFMSGIEPQVLGCVPTCGFQTEIRSTNVDQGREACKLAVLVNRTWFASNISDPFALQYKDYVPANLGWMMNVNYSDDISINCQKYYNESLKSECACWRGFEGNPYLELGCKDVDECKTPDKNTCRGMLKCVNTRGGYRCVINKIYIIIIGIGSVVFILVLLFGLWRLYKLIKNRQNKELKKKFFKRNGGLLLQQELSTSDGSVQKTKIYSSKELEVATDGFNVNRILGEGGQGTVXKGMLTDGRIIAVKNSKVIDEENLEEFINEVVILSQINHRNVVKLLGCCSETEVSILVYEFISNGNLYKYIHVQKDDFLLYWEMRLRIAIEIAGALSYLHSATSILIYHCDIKSTNILLDEKYRVTISDFGSSRSITIDQTHLTTHVQGTFGYLDSEYFXSSQFTEKSDVYSFGVVLVELLSGXKPIFSASPTESRSLAMHFIMLMKDNRLFDIFDARVKKHFHNEEVVAVGNLARKCLNLNGKNRPTMKEVTTELERVIQKGSNVQQDSQENESIMADLSMQYMGCISDINNDL